A window of the Isosphaera pallida ATCC 43644 genome harbors these coding sequences:
- a CDS encoding slipin family protein → MFNVFKALKMFKRVKVLNYETGFKFVEGEFQGVLDAGIHRFFDPLGKIDVQVVSRREVFLRHDQLDVIVKNADLKGLAQVIDLRDDQRALVWVDDRFTRILGPGLHLLWTEPRRVRVEVIELREPQFVHADLKTILSSPTFREHLDLVEVARGQRGVLFLDGKPVGTLEPGQYAFWKGLAQVEVQSFDLREIDLEISGQEIMTADKVTLRLNALVTYRVVDPLKCALVVQQVQHTLYKDVQLAIRAAVGTRELDLLLNDKDSLGEQLAEALSARAEKLGLDLLKVGVKDIILPGEMRQLFNQVTEARKAAEANLITRREETAAIRSQLNTARLLSENPTLMRMRELELLEKLVANGKMSVILGEKGLSDRVINLL, encoded by the coding sequence ATGTTCAATGTGTTCAAGGCATTGAAGATGTTCAAGCGTGTTAAGGTTCTAAACTACGAGACGGGGTTCAAGTTCGTCGAGGGGGAGTTCCAGGGCGTGTTGGACGCGGGAATTCACCGCTTCTTTGACCCTTTGGGCAAGATTGACGTTCAGGTGGTTTCGCGTCGGGAGGTGTTTTTGCGCCATGACCAGCTCGACGTGATCGTCAAGAACGCCGACCTCAAGGGGTTGGCCCAGGTGATTGACCTGCGCGACGACCAGAGGGCGTTGGTCTGGGTGGACGATCGCTTCACTCGGATTTTGGGGCCGGGGTTGCATCTGTTGTGGACTGAACCGCGACGGGTGCGAGTCGAGGTGATCGAGCTGCGCGAACCCCAATTCGTCCACGCCGATCTCAAGACGATTCTGAGTTCCCCCACGTTCCGCGAGCATCTGGATCTGGTCGAGGTGGCGCGTGGTCAGCGTGGAGTCCTCTTCCTCGACGGCAAGCCAGTCGGGACCCTGGAGCCGGGCCAGTACGCTTTTTGGAAGGGACTCGCCCAGGTTGAGGTGCAGTCGTTCGACCTGCGTGAGATCGACTTGGAAATTAGTGGCCAGGAGATCATGACGGCCGACAAGGTGACCCTGCGGCTCAACGCTTTGGTCACCTACCGGGTGGTCGATCCTCTCAAGTGCGCCTTGGTGGTTCAGCAGGTCCAACACACCCTGTACAAGGATGTCCAGTTGGCCATAAGGGCTGCGGTGGGAACCCGCGAACTGGACCTTCTGCTCAACGACAAGGACTCCCTCGGGGAACAGTTGGCTGAGGCGTTGTCCGCGCGGGCTGAGAAGTTGGGCCTGGACCTGTTGAAGGTAGGCGTCAAGGACATCATTTTGCCCGGCGAGATGCGCCAGTTGTTTAACCAGGTGACCGAGGCTCGCAAAGCGGCCGAGGCCAATCTGATCACTCGCCGGGAGGAGACCGCCGCGATCCGTTCGCAGCTCAACACCGCCCGGCTGCTGAGCGAGAACCCGACTCTCATGCGGATGAGGGAGTTGGAGCTTCTCGAAAAACTGGTGGCCAACGGTAAGATGAGCGTCATCCTGGGTGAAAAGGGGTTGTCGGATCGCGTGATCAACCTCCTCTGA
- a CDS encoding UDP-2,3-diacylglucosamine diphosphatase, with product MTTTTWILSDVHLRWDRPERAERLARFVERRDPSRDRLVIGGDLCDFWFASRQSHTEPPDQPPRCLGLRSLAGFVASGGRLSLIAGNHDQWLNHYYQRVLNTSFTPEPWVETIGGRVVHLYHGHRIGRPPFWKVAMESRRFLDAFRVLPEPFAVGLSQRLDRNNDRTRLEDDRRVLARYQAYVQTHARQAHLILFGHIHTPVFHPARDDVFPPRPSWAVLGGWQTQSSWLRLDDDPDHPPCLVVE from the coding sequence ATGACCACCACCACCTGGATCTTGAGCGACGTGCATCTGCGGTGGGATCGCCCCGAACGGGCAGAACGCCTAGCCCGGTTCGTGGAACGGCGCGACCCGTCGCGCGATCGCCTCGTGATCGGCGGCGACCTGTGCGACTTCTGGTTCGCCTCCCGCCAAAGCCACACCGAACCGCCCGATCAACCGCCGCGCTGCCTGGGTTTGCGCTCGCTGGCCGGGTTCGTGGCCTCCGGCGGCCGGCTCTCCCTCATCGCGGGCAATCATGATCAGTGGTTAAATCACTACTATCAACGTGTGTTGAATACATCATTCACGCCGGAGCCGTGGGTCGAGACCATCGGTGGCCGGGTCGTTCACCTTTATCATGGTCATCGTATCGGCCGCCCCCCCTTCTGGAAGGTGGCGATGGAATCGCGGCGGTTTCTGGACGCCTTCCGCGTTCTTCCCGAACCTTTCGCCGTTGGGCTCTCTCAACGCCTCGACCGCAACAACGACCGCACCCGCCTTGAAGATGACCGCCGCGTCCTCGCCCGCTATCAGGCCTATGTGCAAACACACGCGCGTCAGGCTCATCTTATTCTCTTTGGTCACATTCACACGCCGGTATTCCACCCCGCCCGCGACGACGTTTTCCCCCCTCGACCCTCATGGGCGGTTCTAGGCGGCTGGCAAACCCAATCGAGTTGGCTTCGCCTCGACGACGACCCCGACCACCCGCCGTGCCTGGTCGTGGAATGA
- a CDS encoding MBL fold metallo-hydrolase: protein MPARFAVLASGSQGNSCLVQTGRVGLLIDAGLGPRILEQRLEHLGVPPERIAAVVLTHLHADHFHPQTLAWMNRRNVTLHLHESQVDRLVGHPDFESLARAGRVLSFDSRPWPTPLGLTIEAIDLTHDAETTHGFRLEGRPTRCEAPVALGLATDTGAWTPALAEALAQVDLLAIEFNHDSQMQRESGRPAFLIRRVMSDAGHLSNEQAGLLLADITRRSGAHPPRDVVLMHLSRQCNRPDLALQAARAALASVGRRARLHVGLQHQAGPDLTLHGRGRRGPAIPSTLAHSSTRTRRPVMVQDPPDVPF from the coding sequence ATGCCGGCGAGGTTCGCGGTCCTGGCCAGTGGTTCGCAAGGCAACTCCTGCCTAGTGCAAACCGGCCGGGTTGGTCTGCTAATCGACGCCGGTTTGGGACCAAGGATTCTGGAGCAACGGCTTGAACATCTGGGCGTCCCGCCCGAGCGGATCGCTGCGGTGGTACTCACCCACCTGCACGCCGACCATTTCCACCCTCAGACGCTCGCCTGGATGAACCGCCGCAACGTGACGCTGCACCTTCACGAGTCCCAGGTCGATCGCCTCGTCGGGCATCCTGACTTCGAGAGTCTGGCCCGCGCTGGGCGGGTCTTAAGCTTCGACAGCCGCCCCTGGCCCACCCCTCTGGGTCTGACCATCGAGGCGATCGACCTGACCCACGACGCCGAAACCACTCACGGCTTCCGTCTGGAAGGCCGTCCGACCCGCTGCGAAGCCCCAGTCGCTCTGGGACTGGCCACCGACACCGGCGCGTGGACTCCCGCGTTGGCCGAAGCGCTCGCCCAGGTGGACCTGTTGGCGATCGAATTCAATCACGATTCCCAAATGCAACGCGAGTCGGGCCGGCCTGCGTTTTTGATCCGCCGCGTCATGTCCGACGCTGGCCATCTCTCCAACGAACAGGCCGGACTCCTTCTGGCGGACATCACCCGACGGTCGGGTGCTCACCCCCCCCGCGACGTGGTGCTGATGCACCTGAGCCGTCAATGCAACCGCCCCGACCTGGCGCTCCAAGCCGCCCGCGCTGCCCTCGCGTCAGTGGGCCGTCGCGCCCGGTTGCATGTTGGCTTGCAACACCAGGCGGGGCCTGACTTAACCTTGCACGGCCGCGGACGTCGCGGACCGGCCATCCCCTCCACCCTCGCCCACTCCTCCACCCGGACCCGACGCCCCGTGATGGTCCAGGATCCTCCTGACGTTCCCTTCTAA
- a CDS encoding DoxX family membrane protein, translating to MSDYREVVLRREPGPMARSFAALILRLALGVPLLLHGYAKYQDMAPPSPTAIAQADSSASGGEAVAPLTTPQPEPEAATPKAKYPDGLVGMFANNRFKNSILSPSLVTLFAQLLPYAEMGLGLLLILGLFTYFVSLLSGLLLILLLFGQVVLSLDDPAMIEKYRGMYLYILVNVGVVWLAPITSNYLSLDGLLFGWFWKPKVEGEFSES from the coding sequence ATGTCGGACTATCGAGAAGTCGTCCTGCGGCGCGAACCGGGTCCAATGGCCCGCAGTTTCGCCGCCTTGATCCTCCGTCTGGCGCTTGGCGTGCCGCTGCTGCTGCACGGTTACGCCAAGTATCAAGACATGGCTCCTCCTTCTCCCACCGCAATCGCCCAAGCCGACTCTTCGGCCTCCGGCGGCGAGGCGGTTGCTCCCTTGACCACCCCCCAACCGGAGCCAGAGGCCGCCACCCCCAAGGCGAAGTATCCCGATGGCTTGGTTGGCATGTTCGCCAACAACCGCTTCAAGAACTCGATCCTCTCCCCCAGTTTGGTCACTCTGTTTGCCCAATTGCTGCCCTACGCGGAAATGGGGTTGGGGCTGTTGCTGATCCTTGGGCTGTTCACCTACTTCGTGAGCCTGCTCTCCGGCCTCTTGCTCATCCTTTTGCTGTTTGGCCAGGTGGTCCTGTCGCTCGACGACCCGGCCATGATCGAGAAATACCGCGGAATGTACCTGTACATCCTAGTCAACGTGGGTGTGGTCTGGCTGGCTCCGATCACTAGCAACTACCTGTCGTTGGATGGCTTGCTGTTCGGCTGGTTCTGGAAACCTAAGGTCGAGGGTGAGTTCTCCGAAAGCTGA
- the coaD gene encoding pantetheine-phosphate adenylyltransferase — protein sequence MAPPRLGVSASPAARKAVFTGTFDPMTLGHLDVIRRGRLLFDQLVVGIGVNPNKTPLFDLEERVNLARHIVREYHNVTVEPFDELAVAFVRRIGAQVILRGVRTLSDMEYEFSMSLTNKRLAPEIETVFLMADGEYSHVSSSLIKQLARYGGAEALARFVPEEMIRPIMEKLRDPEWQTRF from the coding sequence ATGGCCCCGCCTCGACTAGGGGTAAGCGCGAGTCCGGCCGCGCGCAAGGCGGTCTTCACCGGGACGTTCGACCCAATGACCCTAGGGCATCTCGACGTGATCCGAAGGGGTCGGCTGCTGTTCGACCAGTTGGTGGTGGGAATCGGCGTCAACCCCAACAAAACCCCCCTGTTTGACCTGGAGGAACGGGTCAATCTGGCCCGCCACATCGTCCGGGAATACCACAATGTTACCGTCGAACCGTTTGACGAACTGGCCGTCGCCTTCGTGCGCCGCATCGGCGCGCAAGTGATCCTTCGGGGGGTCCGCACCCTCTCGGACATGGAGTATGAGTTCTCAATGTCGTTGACCAACAAACGGCTCGCCCCTGAGATCGAGACGGTGTTCTTGATGGCCGACGGGGAATATTCGCACGTCTCCAGTTCGCTGATTAAACAGCTGGCGCGGTACGGCGGAGCGGAGGCGTTGGCCCGTTTTGTACCCGAGGAGATGATCCGCCCAATTATGGAGAAGCTACGCGACCCGGAGTGGCAGACTCGGTTTTGA
- a CDS encoding aminotransferase class V-fold PLP-dependent enzyme — protein MTVTRSTPVAASCQVREPAAVNDVDWSALREAEFPVGRRYAYFDHAAVAPLPRRAVEAMTTWANDLSERGDAQWLSWYDRLADYRRGLANLIAADPGEIAFIPNTTHGVGLIAEGFPWQPGDRIVLPEDEYPSNVYPWMNLASRGVGLDRVPTRAGRILLDDLAAAIGPQTRLLAISHVEFATGFRNDLDAVGQLCQQRGVALFVDAIQGLGPLRIDVSRTPIDFLAADGHKWLLGPEGAGFLYVRTCWIQRLRPIMVGWHSVTRAFDHGTIDFTLKTTAQRWEGGTFNMPGLHALGASVSLFHEVGPDRIAGRILERARAVATLARDLGLEVFGGFGPSEDSGIVSIVIPEALGGPAQAAARLKERDVILSARGGRLRVSPHCYTNDEDLQRLHDGLSALCRG, from the coding sequence GTGACCGTCACTCGTTCAACGCCCGTCGCCGCCTCGTGTCAGGTTCGAGAACCCGCCGCCGTCAATGACGTTGATTGGTCGGCCTTGCGCGAGGCGGAGTTTCCGGTAGGCCGACGCTACGCCTACTTCGACCACGCCGCCGTCGCCCCCCTACCCCGTCGCGCGGTGGAGGCGATGACCACCTGGGCGAATGACCTGAGCGAACGGGGCGACGCCCAGTGGCTGTCCTGGTATGACCGTCTGGCCGACTACCGCCGCGGCCTGGCCAACCTGATCGCCGCCGACCCGGGCGAAATCGCGTTCATTCCCAACACCACTCATGGTGTCGGCCTGATCGCCGAAGGCTTTCCGTGGCAACCTGGCGACCGGATCGTGCTGCCCGAGGACGAGTATCCCTCCAACGTCTATCCCTGGATGAACTTGGCCTCGCGTGGCGTGGGACTGGATCGCGTGCCGACCCGCGCAGGCCGCATCCTCCTGGACGATCTGGCCGCGGCGATCGGCCCCCAAACCCGGTTGCTGGCTATTAGTCATGTCGAGTTCGCCACCGGATTCCGCAACGACCTCGACGCCGTGGGACAGCTCTGCCAGCAACGCGGCGTGGCTCTGTTCGTCGACGCCATCCAAGGCCTAGGACCGCTGCGGATCGACGTGAGCCGAACCCCCATCGATTTCCTCGCCGCCGACGGCCACAAGTGGCTGCTGGGCCCAGAGGGAGCGGGATTCCTTTATGTGCGAACATGCTGGATTCAACGACTCCGCCCGATCATGGTCGGCTGGCACAGCGTGACACGGGCGTTCGACCACGGGACGATCGACTTCACCCTCAAGACGACCGCTCAGCGCTGGGAGGGCGGCACCTTCAATATGCCTGGCTTGCACGCGCTGGGGGCCAGCGTTTCGCTCTTTCACGAGGTTGGACCCGACCGGATCGCAGGGCGGATTCTGGAGCGCGCCCGCGCAGTGGCGACGTTGGCCCGCGATTTGGGCTTGGAGGTCTTTGGTGGGTTTGGACCGTCGGAAGACTCTGGAATCGTCTCGATCGTGATTCCCGAAGCTCTGGGCGGTCCAGCTCAGGCCGCCGCCCGGCTCAAGGAGCGGGACGTGATCCTCTCGGCCCGTGGCGGACGGTTGCGGGTCTCCCCCCACTGTTACACCAACGACGAGGACCTCCAACGGCTCCATGATGGCCTGAGCGCCCTTTGTCGCGGTTGA
- a CDS encoding SdrD B-like domain-containing protein, producing the protein MDPRLRLLRPRWLAEMGKGIGLGTAVGPRSRRRGGRSSWSLQPAAEIATRGLEVRALLTSSLSGVVYDDLNANGRFDEGDSPIANVAIRLTGIDANGQPVNLETVTGTDGRYAFPDLQPGTYELTQIQPAGYVNATNSTGAPAGVLSGADSIVNIPLGANVNGFGFNFGERSIRVSGSVFVDLDRNGSRGPNETGVAGVAVRLIDGSGSVIQTQTTNAEGRFEFVAVPVGTYVLERDPVPGYGVGTPATQTVTVTNAGLANRDFGVTVGRLVGLVFVDTNNDGLFNAGEPGLSGVLVTLTGTDFNGAAVERSTLTGTDGSFRFEDLLAGDYTLTRVAPAGYDAATAIPGTSGGTGGLGVVSNITLAGGFQAADYRFVERGTPLAGVVFRDVNRNGQINPEDRGVPGVTIILRNTSDVEIARTVTDAQGRYAFANQRPGSYVIERVLPPGFGSTSSARQTITNPPATRADGTNDPDRGQGRPNINFGLSTGSLSGTVFVDANANRLIEAGEGGVAGVTIRLTGTDAAGNPVDLTTTTDQTGRFEFDNLLAGRYQITADPTAGLAAGLTNVGSAGGVVVGPNRIEQISLGAGIASTNYNFGRLGTSVRGVVFIDLNRDRVRDPNENGLAGVTLRLLNPSDNSVVATTTTNARGEYEFRNVAAGNYLLQKVQNPDFLSGSPGLDNTIAITVAPEGLIDVNFPEFAGELAGVVFLDANSNGVRDSDEPGIPGVTITLRRGSGVGTLVETITTDANGVYRFQGLTAGTYRITQTQPSTFNNGQTVLGSLGGQTLTDDVRNIAVAPGAQGLGYDFTELPRGLAGVVFLDEPGGTPGVFDQGERGLSGVTVRATNQATGVVSTAITDPSGQFVFFNLSAGTYTIEKVPLPGYRIITPTTRTITITGPTDPQLLSFAVQAARLLGSVYNDLNGDGQRGPNETGVSGVTIRLTGTDVNGNAVNTTTTTDAEGRFTFRDLIAGTYSLRREAGFALFAPGINTVGTVEGVLSGQLTGDSQISSIVLGPGATGEGYLFGQRASAIRGRVFLDSNNNSALDDGERGIAGAVIQLRDSDNRLVATATTDQDGHYVFPNVAPGTYSLVSVQPLGFASSTADVLTSVVVSTDNLEGRNFGKLGATLSGSSFLDLDANGVRDPNERGLANVAINLTGTDAAGNPVTRTTTTDVNGNFRFTDLPAGNYTVVETQRPDVLPGRAAVGNAGGVVIDSNTIAEIGVGPGANLSGYTFGNLALDNASLTGRVFQDLNGNGVRDLGEPGVAGVLVTLSGIDQDNQPVLLSTVTDSDGFYRFENLRQGVYRVTATIPEGFIATTAVVGDSGGRLDPADPGVSIIGIPLAGGAAGAGYDFALSRPMGSLSGFVYVDHNRDGVRQPRELGLPGVRLILEGTDSVGNRVERSTLTLQNGLYRFENLPAGSYRITQVQPGQFLNGRVTPGSQGGFVRGPNEIAGITLGIGQHGVENNFGELPRSGSRYPGLTRRTARPSRPIPPPRYVGPAVPRFPIFPRLAVPPRIR; encoded by the coding sequence ATGGATCCGCGCCTTCGGTTGCTTCGTCCGCGATGGCTCGCGGAAATGGGGAAGGGGATCGGGTTGGGAACCGCCGTTGGGCCGCGGTCGCGTAGGCGTGGGGGACGATCCTCCTGGAGCCTCCAACCCGCCGCTGAAATCGCCACCCGCGGGCTTGAAGTCCGCGCTTTGTTGACCAGTTCGCTCTCGGGCGTGGTCTATGACGACCTCAACGCCAATGGACGGTTCGATGAGGGCGATTCACCAATCGCCAACGTGGCGATCCGTCTCACCGGGATCGACGCCAACGGCCAACCGGTTAACCTCGAAACCGTTACCGGCACCGACGGACGTTACGCTTTTCCCGACCTCCAACCGGGCACTTATGAGCTGACCCAGATTCAGCCTGCAGGCTACGTCAACGCCACCAACTCCACCGGCGCACCTGCGGGAGTTCTCTCGGGAGCCGATTCGATCGTCAACATTCCGTTGGGCGCGAATGTCAACGGCTTTGGGTTCAATTTCGGCGAACGGTCGATTCGGGTTTCTGGCTCGGTCTTCGTTGATCTGGACCGCAACGGCAGCCGCGGCCCCAATGAGACCGGCGTGGCGGGAGTCGCGGTTCGGCTCATCGACGGCTCGGGCAGCGTGATCCAGACTCAAACCACCAACGCCGAGGGCCGCTTCGAGTTCGTCGCCGTTCCAGTGGGTACCTATGTCCTGGAACGCGATCCAGTCCCCGGCTACGGAGTCGGCACGCCTGCGACTCAGACCGTGACCGTCACCAATGCCGGACTTGCCAACCGCGACTTCGGCGTGACAGTCGGACGGCTGGTTGGATTGGTTTTTGTCGATACGAACAATGACGGCCTCTTCAACGCGGGCGAACCCGGATTAAGCGGGGTTCTGGTCACGCTGACTGGCACCGACTTCAACGGCGCGGCTGTCGAGCGTTCCACCTTGACCGGCACTGACGGCTCGTTCCGGTTCGAGGACCTGCTCGCGGGCGATTACACCTTAACCCGCGTCGCGCCCGCAGGCTACGACGCCGCCACGGCGATTCCCGGCACCTCAGGAGGGACGGGCGGCCTTGGGGTCGTGTCGAACATCACGTTGGCCGGAGGCTTCCAGGCGGCCGATTACCGCTTCGTCGAGCGAGGGACGCCGCTTGCGGGCGTCGTCTTCCGAGACGTCAACCGCAACGGCCAGATCAATCCCGAGGATCGCGGCGTGCCGGGCGTGACGATCATCCTACGCAACACGTCCGACGTGGAGATCGCCCGGACCGTGACCGACGCTCAAGGACGCTATGCCTTCGCCAATCAGCGGCCTGGTTCCTATGTGATCGAGCGGGTGTTGCCGCCTGGATTCGGTTCAACCTCCTCCGCGCGTCAGACCATCACCAATCCTCCAGCGACCCGCGCCGACGGCACGAACGATCCCGATCGCGGCCAGGGTCGTCCCAACATCAACTTCGGCCTCTCGACCGGGTCGTTGTCGGGCACGGTGTTCGTGGACGCCAACGCCAACCGTCTCATCGAAGCGGGTGAAGGGGGCGTCGCCGGGGTGACGATTCGGCTCACCGGCACCGACGCGGCGGGCAATCCGGTCGATTTAACCACCACCACTGATCAAACCGGACGGTTTGAGTTCGACAATCTTCTGGCTGGACGCTACCAAATCACCGCCGACCCCACCGCCGGACTCGCCGCGGGATTGACCAACGTGGGCAGTGCGGGAGGCGTGGTGGTTGGACCCAACCGGATTGAACAAATCTCGCTGGGCGCGGGGATCGCGTCGACCAACTACAATTTCGGACGCCTGGGAACCAGCGTGCGCGGCGTGGTCTTCATCGACCTGAACCGCGACCGGGTCCGCGACCCCAATGAAAACGGTCTGGCGGGCGTGACGCTGCGTCTGCTCAACCCGTCGGACAACTCCGTAGTGGCCACAACCACGACCAATGCGCGGGGTGAGTACGAGTTCCGCAATGTGGCCGCAGGGAACTACCTACTGCAAAAAGTCCAGAACCCCGACTTCCTGAGCGGCTCGCCCGGTCTGGACAACACGATTGCGATCACCGTTGCGCCCGAGGGTCTCATCGACGTCAATTTCCCCGAATTCGCCGGTGAACTCGCTGGAGTGGTCTTCCTCGACGCCAATTCCAACGGGGTCCGCGATTCGGATGAACCGGGCATCCCAGGCGTGACAATTACCCTGCGTCGCGGTTCGGGCGTGGGAACCCTGGTGGAGACCATCACCACCGACGCCAACGGCGTTTATCGCTTCCAAGGATTGACCGCCGGCACCTATCGCATCACGCAAACCCAACCGTCAACCTTCAACAACGGTCAAACTGTGTTGGGTAGTTTAGGTGGTCAGACGCTTACTGACGATGTGCGCAACATCGCGGTCGCTCCAGGCGCTCAGGGGTTGGGCTACGACTTCACCGAACTGCCTCGGGGACTGGCGGGCGTGGTCTTTCTGGACGAACCGGGCGGCACGCCGGGGGTGTTCGACCAGGGCGAACGCGGCTTGAGCGGGGTCACCGTCCGCGCGACCAATCAGGCCACCGGCGTGGTTTCGACCGCCATCACCGACCCGAGCGGCCAGTTCGTCTTCTTCAACCTGTCGGCTGGCACCTACACCATCGAGAAGGTACCGCTGCCGGGCTATCGGATCATCACTCCCACTACCCGGACCATCACCATTACAGGCCCGACTGATCCTCAACTGCTCTCGTTCGCGGTCCAAGCCGCGCGGCTTTTGGGATCGGTTTACAACGACCTCAACGGCGACGGTCAACGCGGCCCGAACGAGACCGGGGTTTCTGGTGTGACGATTCGGCTCACCGGCACCGATGTCAACGGCAACGCGGTCAATACCACAACCACCACCGACGCCGAGGGTCGCTTCACCTTCCGTGACTTGATTGCCGGCACGTATTCGTTGCGTCGGGAGGCGGGGTTCGCGTTGTTCGCGCCTGGGATCAACACCGTAGGCACCGTCGAAGGCGTGCTCAGCGGTCAATTGACCGGCGACAGCCAAATCTCCTCGATCGTGCTGGGTCCGGGCGCGACCGGCGAGGGTTATTTATTTGGCCAACGCGCCTCGGCGATTCGGGGCCGGGTCTTCCTGGACTCCAACAACAACAGCGCCCTCGACGACGGCGAGCGGGGAATCGCTGGGGCGGTGATCCAACTCCGCGACAGCGACAACCGGCTGGTCGCCACAGCCACCACCGATCAGGACGGTCACTATGTCTTCCCCAACGTCGCGCCGGGAACGTATTCGTTGGTGTCGGTGCAACCCTTGGGCTTCGCCAGTTCAACCGCCGACGTGTTGACCAGTGTGGTGGTTTCCACCGACAACCTCGAAGGACGCAATTTCGGCAAGCTGGGAGCCACCTTGTCCGGCTCGTCGTTCCTGGACCTCGACGCCAACGGCGTTCGGGACCCCAACGAGCGCGGGTTGGCCAATGTGGCGATCAACTTGACTGGCACTGACGCGGCGGGCAACCCGGTAACGCGGACCACGACCACTGACGTCAACGGCAATTTCCGGTTCACCGATCTGCCGGCCGGCAACTACACCGTGGTCGAGACCCAACGGCCCGATGTTCTGCCGGGTCGGGCCGCGGTGGGCAACGCTGGTGGTGTGGTGATCGACTCCAATACCATCGCCGAGATCGGAGTGGGACCGGGAGCCAACCTCAGTGGTTACACCTTCGGCAACCTTGCGTTGGACAACGCCTCGCTGACCGGACGGGTCTTCCAAGACCTCAACGGCAACGGCGTACGCGACCTAGGCGAACCGGGAGTCGCCGGCGTTTTGGTGACCCTCTCCGGAATCGACCAGGACAATCAGCCGGTCTTGTTGAGCACCGTGACCGATTCTGACGGGTTCTATCGGTTCGAGAATCTGCGTCAGGGTGTCTATCGCGTGACCGCCACGATCCCCGAAGGTTTCATCGCCACCACAGCAGTCGTGGGCGACTCGGGCGGACGCCTCGACCCCGCTGATCCGGGCGTCTCGATCATCGGCATTCCCTTGGCGGGTGGAGCCGCCGGCGCAGGTTACGACTTCGCCTTGAGCCGTCCAATGGGTTCGCTCTCGGGCTTTGTGTACGTCGATCACAACCGCGACGGCGTGCGTCAGCCCCGCGAGTTGGGTCTTCCCGGGGTTCGTCTGATTCTGGAAGGCACCGACTCGGTGGGTAACCGCGTCGAGCGATCGACCCTGACGTTGCAAAACGGCTTGTACCGGTTTGAGAATCTGCCCGCGGGTTCCTACCGGATCACCCAGGTCCAACCTGGCCAGTTCCTCAACGGGCGGGTCACGCCGGGCAGCCAAGGCGGATTCGTCCGCGGCCCCAACGAGATCGCCGGCATCACTCTGGGGATCGGTCAACACGGCGTGGAAAACAACTTCGGTGAACTCCCACGGTCCGGTTCCCGTTACCCCGGACTCACCCGCCGCACCGCCCGCCCCTCCCGGCCGATCCCACCACCCCGCTACGTCGGTCCGGCCGTGCCACGTTTCCCCATCTTCCCCCGCCTGGCCGTTCCCCCTCGGATTCGCTAG
- a CDS encoding CDP-alcohol phosphatidyltransferase family protein: MTETPSTTSAARVSEDSRRRAGVRKALAWGVHFYTALGLVAAAGIVVCLVEATPAAFRAAFALMALATLIDATDGTLARRVKVKEVTPEFDGRRLDDLIDFLTYTCLPLFLVWRAGLLPAGWNAWLLVPLLASAYGFCQVSVKTDDGYFLGFPSYWNLVAFYLYMLEPPPLVTLAILLIPSILTFVPTRYLYPSQPGLLNRLTVLLGVPWAILLGVIVWGMSPTDHVDAATLTTLTWISLFYPAYYLLASFMVTARVHLRQRSRRDDYNSSPPPLAA, translated from the coding sequence ATGACGGAGACACCATCCACCACCTCCGCGGCGCGGGTCTCGGAGGACTCGCGGAGGAGGGCTGGGGTCCGCAAAGCGTTGGCGTGGGGCGTGCACTTCTACACCGCTCTTGGTTTGGTCGCAGCGGCGGGCATCGTGGTCTGTCTGGTGGAAGCCACCCCCGCCGCATTTCGCGCGGCGTTCGCCCTTATGGCGCTGGCGACCTTGATCGACGCCACCGACGGCACCCTGGCCCGCCGGGTCAAGGTCAAGGAGGTCACTCCCGAGTTCGACGGCCGGCGTCTGGACGATCTGATCGACTTCCTCACCTACACTTGTCTGCCGCTGTTCCTGGTCTGGAGGGCCGGTCTGCTCCCCGCGGGTTGGAACGCTTGGCTGCTCGTTCCATTGCTGGCCAGCGCCTACGGGTTTTGCCAGGTCTCGGTCAAAACTGACGACGGCTATTTCTTGGGGTTCCCCTCCTATTGGAACCTCGTCGCGTTTTACCTCTACATGCTGGAACCGCCCCCTCTGGTTACTCTGGCCATCTTGCTGATCCCCTCGATCCTCACCTTCGTGCCCACCCGCTACCTATACCCCTCGCAACCCGGTTTGCTCAATCGCCTCACCGTGTTGCTAGGCGTGCCTTGGGCAATCCTGTTGGGAGTGATCGTCTGGGGAATGAGTCCCACTGACCATGTGGACGCTGCCACCCTCACCACCTTGACCTGGATTTCCCTGTTCTATCCCGCCTACTATCTTCTTGCTTCGTTCATGGTGACCGCGCGGGTCCACCTGCGTCAACGCTCCCGACGCGACGACTACAACTCCTCCCCGCCACCTCTGGCCGCGTAA